agtaaatgatgtcagaacgtgttggaaattgatggcatcgttttgaatgatgcatactgaatgcaaaaataggctggagtcaaatgactgaaaaacagcaaatgatgtcagaacgtgttggaaattgatgacgtcactttgaatggtgtgtatgaaacgcaaaaaagtctggagttgtaataagttttaaaaaatgaattgcccatgtaacagatgagttctcatcagaaaccctgatacttcaaaagagattgtccagtttatacacgaaatgcgtccagtttttgctgtaacacaagaagtccggagttataatgagttattaaagaTAAAAAAGAGACACAATgatcgttaattagcttcaagccttccggaatagtgcaaactgcactgcacatagctccgtgcagtctacactattcctcaaggcttaaagctaagcaacgtgcagatgagcattgcgcctctccttcatcgtctctgcactcagggcttataaaccgctcctagtgcctctctcttcgcgaggtgggactaaaaaacagcttactaaaaaccggttcatggcacgaagcggtactaaaggtgcccgtggggccccagcctgaccacagcccgACGCAGCCTCAttagcacgaaccggtactaaatgttgctcacgaaccggtactaatgagcgcccgcctagccgttggaaccggcactaatgtgaagcatattagtgccggctcaaaatcaaaccggcactaatgtgcttcacatttgaccctttttctactagtgctagtaaTCTGTTGCGCCTAGTAAAGCTGAAATTACTATTCTTTTTTCCGCTAAATTCATGTTTAGCTTTGGAATATATAGTTGAAAACAGCAGAAAAGGGTAATAAACATTTGGTGGTTACCATAACAAAAAAATGGTGTGGAAGGAATCTGTGTATATCTATGAGATAAACGAAATTTTATTTAACAGCTGATAGCATGAATACATCATGAACAACACATCTATATGAATTGCAACAGCTAAATTGCATAAGGGGAAAATAGTAGTAAGGGTAAGAATTGTTTATTCATGGTCTATAAATCAAACTAATAAATAGCATTGTAAATTTGAGCTGAATTTTTAAAATGCAATCATCTATTAGAATTCATTGTTTTTGAGCTGTCGCTTGAATCTTCATCGGAGCTCGAAGACTGGCGACAGTATGCAATTGTTAAGCGACAACACTTTGTTAGTATTCTCAGTTTGCTTTGGAATCTTTTGCCTCTTTTTGGCTTCTAATCTGCAAGTTATCTGCCTTGACGCTTGATCCATGACGATTGTATAAGGGAACTGAGGCAGTGATGGGCATACCGCACGTACACCCACACCCCAGGGCATGGATGAACTACTGCATTGGACTTTTTTGTTGAGCAGGTGCCCTTGACACCAGCATTAATTCTAAGATTCTTCAATTAGCAGCAAAGAATTAAATGATATAGCACGGCTTGCAGCCAATTGCTCAGATGTTACAGAGAAAGAGTCTGTACTTATTAGATTTATTAGTCTGATCAGACTGCTCATTCTTCACATCTTCAGTAGCTACAGCAGCAGCATCCTGAGCATCTTGCTTAGATTCCTATCATGACATGGCGATGCTCGTGGGGTGAGGAATGCACAAAAGGGAAAACAATAAGAGTGGAATTGAACATGAATGCTAACATCTGTTTTGGATGCAGGGTCAACAACATCTCCAGCAAAAACGGTTCCTCCAGTTTGGGTAGGATCTTTAGGCACAACCGCAGATGATGTAGTTCCCTTGGTGTAACCAAACTAATAAAGCGAGAAAAGTATAGCAGTGCACAAGGCTGATTAAAATACCTAGTTATTTTAGTCACAGGAGCTTGTCCCTTGCCTTTCAATCGCTCCATTTGTGTTTTGGCTTGCTCTTTTCCTTGTGCTTCCTTTGTGGGTCACTCACTACAAAAATGAGACTTGTAAGCTTAAATCGAACAACAAACCAAGCATGTAGAACTATCAAATAGTGTAGTTGTAGCACACTCTACCATGCAACCAAATCAGAAGCCCAAGAAAAATGATAAGTACCAGCAGAAACCAACCAAACGAAATGGACCACATAAATAGTCTGGAAGCACCTAGCTCCTATGATGCAGCGAGGAGGAAACTGGAAATCATATGCATCTCGCCATCATATAAAGATGTTCAACCTCATCTTTTTTGCGGGGAACAAATATTTTGGATCCGTGAGAAGGATTTCTGGATACCTGTGCATGTGCTTTATACATGGTACCGCAAACCAGATGGAAGTTCGTGCTGGAAGCATATGATCAATCAAAACACATAATAAACAACATTTTCGCCTATATGAATATCTATAAATTTATATCAAATTTCAAGAGCTTCTCAACAACAAATTGAGGAAAAACATATACATAAAAACAAAGAAAAATGTGTTATAACTGTATATGTAAAATTTGAACAAATCAAATCAAGTGTTTATTTTGTTTAACACCATCTATTGATTGAATGCTACTCCAACTATAAGGAGTTTGTAAAGTATGAATTGTATTCGGCCAATAGCATGTCACATATATAATAACATCTTATAGGCCAACAATGCCTGGGAGCAATATATCGATGCATCCATGATACAACTAATTTTCCCATACATAAGAGCTAAAAAGTTTTATTCTACGATTAATGAGCAAATTGAATTCCAATAAGTATGCAAAGATGCAACGGGCAGGAACTTTAAAACATTTGCATTAACATGATTTATACCAAAAAAAACACCCGGTCAGTACCAGAAGCAATAAGTAATGTACAGAAACATAACGAGATGAAACAAAAACCTGAGGCGGGAAAGCCAACCTTGGTGGGAAGACAAATAACCGACGAGCCAACAGAGGGGTAGACGGCAAACCAGCTGAAGATACCAACAACTGGACCTGCAAAACAAAAGGAGAAAGGGAAACAATCTGTAAGAGGTGCCTACAAAGAGATTCCAAGGGCATGAATGATCTACAGCGTAACAGGTAGAATAAGGACACAAGAATTCAGAATATATgagcaagcaacaaacaaaaaACCTACTGGAACCTGAGTGTAACTTCCATTTTACTGGATGGTTAGTTAGTTTGCACTTTGCAGGCACCGGTTAGCAACAAAAAAAACCAATGACTATGCATGCACGAGCGACCAACCGAACAAAAAGAGCAGAGGCATAAGGAAGTAAACAAAAGACCCACTGGATACTGAAACCACATGCTAATTTTACTGGATAGCCATCTAACTTGCATGCATCGGTGAGCAACAAAACAACCAACAAACCTGACAAGGAACCTACCCTGccagacattgaaaccagaggctAATTTTCTTGGATAGCTAATAAACCTGCATGTAACAGTGAGCAACAAAACAATCAACCGACCTGACAATGAACCTGCATGTAGTAGCTTCTTAACAGGTACGACCAAGTAGCAAACAAAAGAACTACTGGGCCCTGAAACAGTAGGCTAATTTGACTGGAAGGTTAACCAACTCTGCATCAGGAAGAACACACACTAAGTGCACATACTAAAGCAGGAGCCAATCTTCAATTGTTGGCATGCAAATACGTATAAGAACTCTTCGCATGCACAGATCAAGactgaaaaaaagaaagaaaggggaACCATGGTAAATGCCAGCGTAGACCATGAACAAAAACACAAAGAACAGAATCAAGTAAAATGTATGAACCGCAATCCTAGACGTTGCACAACAAAGGGCAACCGTCGGCAACGTTTGTGAACATATCAGCCTTGGCTCCGTCATAACCTTTCTTATTTTTAACTTTTACATCCAAGAGTACTGAAAAATGAGAACAAAATATTCACTTTAATAAAAAGAATACATAGCTAATTTAAGGCATCGATGTAAATTAAGAACCTCAGGATCAGAATCATCTTGAGACTGTCGTTAGCATCAAACAGAGAATTTTCAGGATGATATATGGAAGAAGTAAATTGCTATCAACCAACTTTTCTTCCCATACAAGAGTCAGATTACTTACTCTGACGTGCTGCGATAGAGCACTTAGTCCAAAATCACCTTGAGAGTGCTGTTAGCATCAAGCAGAGGCTTTCCAGGATGATACATGGAAGAAGAAAAATGCTATCAACCCACTTTTCTTCCATAGAGCATATCAGTAACCACCACGCCACACTACCTTCAGATCACGGTGATAAACGCCTCTTGTATGGCAGCAGTCGACAGTGTTGATCAGCTGCTATAAATATTTCCTCACATCTCCTCTTTCAGATCACAACAAATTAAGCACATAGTCACAGTGGGAGGCACAATCCACAATGTTCACTAAGGTACCTGCGTCTCCTGCCGCCCTTGCCATTGTCGCCTCCCCACTGGCTGCACCTGGGAGTTGGCCATCGCCGTCTGCCGCCAGCTGAATGGAGGTGGTCGCTGGGCGAGGGCTCGTCCATGGCAGCAAAGAAGAGGCGTCGGCAGCTTGGATCCATCCTGATTCGTCCCCCTCTATTCGTCAGGGAGAGAGTACATAAGCTTCATCACCATGTGTATCTTTTCCCTGTTGACCATCTCCTCTACAAGACACGCCAATTAAAAGTGGAGATAGTCATTTACATAGTCGAAGGGCAAAGCATAATTTTCAGAAAGCAAAATATAAGTAAACTATGGGGGGAAGATGACCAAATATACTCTGTTTTCCTTATACTGCAGGTTCCAAATTCGTACACGTCACACAAAAAAAAAATCAATTCGACAAGCTAATCTGGCAAATTATTGGCACACGATAATTAGTTAAAAGCTAAAACATCCACCACAGCCAAGAAGTCACACGTTTGCAGCAAGGAACCAGGGGCCCTTGCGCCATCATTGAACCTCTCCTAAAGTAGAACCGGCCCATGTCCGATGTGTATGCCAGAATCGCCGGCAGGCATAGAACAGATCTCCAGCAAACCATAGTTACGTGAGGATCAAACATATGAGCACTACAAATGCTTGATAAATTCACCAAGGCAAGAACTGGCCGTACAAAATCAGGCTAAGAGACATAAGGAAAACGTAAGAGCACTTTTCACCAGCTTGAGCTTGCCCGCGCGCTGTCCTGGTTGACTCTGATTTGAGGGCGACGTGAGGAGGCAGGGGAGGAGGGGGTAGGAAGAGGATGAATCAGAAGGAACGAAAGGGATGGAAGGAAGACCTGCGATGGCGGCGTCCTTCCCTGCCTCGTACCCTCCCCAGATGGGACCCGGGGCAGCGCTCCCGCCTCCgtctctcgcgcccgagcgcggcGCCTCTTCACAGCTGGACGCTGCCGCCACCGCTCCTCTCGTGCCGCTGCCGAGGCCGCATCCGCCACTCCCCCGCCTCGAGCCAGCCGCCGCCGTGGAATTTAAGCGGAGGAGGAGAAACGCGAAGGGGGGGAGGCGGGTGGAGAGCATGGAGGAGGGGACGCGGGGCTCGAGGAAACAGGAGACGAGGGGAAGGGGGGCTCGAAGACGCGAGGGATTGGGCTAGGGTTTTCACCACGCGCAGCACGATCCATCCCGCACGTCTCACTTTGTGTACATCAAACCCAAGAAAAACAATCTCATTAGCTGGACCCATGTCTAACGAGACCCACTTGACATTCACCATTGAAGAAACCATGTACGTGAAACATGGATTAACGGCTGAGCAGCTGCCAGCGGTAAAAAAAGTAGGGCAATTTAGCTATCGAGCGGTCCAGCTTACCTGGCGATCGCAAGCCCCTCGTATGGGCGGGTAGCCTAGCGAGATTTATAATGTAAATGATCTTCATACGGGAATAAAATCCTTCATGCGATCTCTATATAAATTGCTGTGCAAATGCTACTTCTACAAATTCCCGTGACAAGAAGGCACGTTCATCAAAGACGAGATATTCCAGAGACCAAAGGACCTGCATAGATCATATCTTCCATGACTTTTTCTTTTGTTCATCACATATACCCAAACTCGGAACCTCCACCACTTCATCTAAATGGGTCCCCTGTTAGTGACAGATGAGATTTTCAAGTTGAGAAAGGAAACAAATCAGAGATGGTCTTTATCGGAAAAAAGTGTTTGTGCATGGTGTTAATTAGACAAGCTCATATAATTTTTGGAATGCGGTCCCTTAGGGCCTGATTCATTACAAAAGGTCGAACAAATATGCCCGGTTAATTAGCGGAAACCCGGATGAAAACCGTTACAACACGCCCACAAGGAAAGGCACATGGCCGACCTGGTACCTACAAGACCCACACACACCACCAAGGAAAGGACACCGTCGAGGTTGCTAGCAATGTCATCGTCATCACCTCTCCCTGAGCAGGCGACTACGACTTCGACGTGGATGACCCATCAAGACCCCTCCGAACGAATGGTACACGAGAACCCTGCTGGCCAAAGCCAAACAATCGGCCGCGGGCGTCGAGGATGAGGCAGCTCTGACCTTGATGACAAGCCTCGCAGGAGAAAAGGAGCACACCTTGCACTGACAATGTCCGATTTGCCCATCGCATGGCATCGTTGCCGCTGTGTCGCCCCGCAATGCTGTAGCTCCGACTTCACGCTCAAGAGCATGCCAAACGGTTTACGATGAAGGCAAGCCACAACCGCGTTCATCTTGCAACCATCATTGCCTCCACACAAGTCACAACGCCACTTCCGCATCGCTAGTCAGGCACCTGCCGACCACGATGTCATGCACGTCCAGCCCCGAGGGAGTGTAGGAGGGATCAAAGTCTTCAAGACGGCGCCCCCAAGAGGGAGAGCGACGTTGAAGACGCCGCCGCCACCCGATCCTACACAAGGATCTTGGCTTTCACCTAAAGAACTCGATCTGAGAGAAGAGGATTCTTTGATCTCAACGGCGCCTCCAAGAATGATAGCGATGCCCACGGGCGTCACCACCACCGGCTGGCAATCACCGGCTAGACTTTCGCCCGGAGCAGTAGAACCTCACTCCAACGCACTTGGCCACCACAAACCAGCAACTCCAACGCTCGAACCTCCACTGGCCCGCACATCCCCTACACAACAACCGCACCATTGTCGTACATGGACCACCACTGCAACTCGCTGCCATTGATGCCGGCCAGCAGCACCCGCGGTGAGCCAGATATGGCCACACGCCAGACCCAACACCCCTCCACCGCAGGGCAGCCACCAGAGGAGCTCTGCTCCCGGCAGCGACGTGCACGCAAGCCGCACGATGCATGAGAGCTGGGGTCGGAGTCGGAGAGCTGCCACCCCATCCCAACCAAGCCGGACGGATCTGAGGCGGAAAGCCGAGGCCGCCGCCACAGAACACTGGGAGCCCGAAGAGCCGTCGCCAGAAGCAGCAACAGGAACCAAGAGGAGGACTGGAGGGGCCACCCACCGGATCCAAGGACAAGGCCACCGGGGCGTAGCAGTTCGTCGGTAGCCGAGCGACGAGGGCGCGACCTCCCTCCGCAATGGATGCTCGTCTCCGCGCCGGgaaacgccccgccaccgccgtccaCAACGCGGGCTTAGCCTGGCCGCATCCTCCGGCAGCggcgaggggaaggggaggggaggggggtgtgCCGGCCGGTGACTACGTTCCCCCGAGTCGCATGGGAGCGACATGGGCGTCGGACTATAGTGTCCCGCAACTCCTGTAAAAACTTTGCAATATAGAACAGAATCAACAAACTATTTTGATAATAAGATTCCGAaccgcgaaccaacctgtggttggatggttagagggactgtggtatccccagcccatcagggttcaaatcctggtgctcgcatttattcctggatttattttaggatttccggcgatgcgcattcagcgggaggagacgttcccgtcgacgacgaggtgcctacggtgacttcgtaaatcttgagatgatatgccggctcagtctttcggagatactcatagggatagggtgtgcgtgtgtgcgttcataggggtgagtgtatgcgcgtgtatacgaGGGCTTGCGTCTATACTAatgttcaaaaaaaaaagattcggAACCGCCTCCAACTCTGATACAGTTTGCAAGTACTAGAAGTAGTAAATTTCGTGTGATAAAGGGGTAGAGCCAGGCTGCTACTCCTTCTTATTACAAGGAAATTAACAGTCGTCTTCAACATAGTTACTATGTGATCTCCTCTTATTTTGAACATAAAAAAAAACGATCCCATCTGAAGGAAGCAGAACGCAGGCAGCAAACACCTCCTAGGTTGGACGCACGATGAGACTAGTAGCACTGCTGGCGGATGCGGCCGACGTTCCCTTGAGGTCCCTGGAGCATCCCCATCTTGCTCATGGAGCTGCCGAACTGGTTCCAGAACCACCACTCATTGTCGGCAAAGTCGTTCACGTATCCTCGGGTAGTCTTGTTGAGGAGGAGCTGCACATCGGAGGTAAGAACCCCCTTCCCCTGCTTGAGGTTGATGTAGTACTTGTTGTCGAACTTTTCCGGGGTGGTAACATCGAGGTCCTGACGGCGGTTCACGTCGGTGGTGCAGTTATCTTGTAGCCTTCGAACAAAGTCATCAGAGTCGGAGTTGGGGAAACGGTCGCTGAAGGTGGCGCAACGAGCTTTCCCAATGGTATGCGCACCAGAGAGCACCACGAGGTCTTTCTCGTCGAGGCTGCGGCTTCTGAAGGCAGCTATAAGTTGGTCAATGCTGAAGGTGGGGGGCGGGAGCTCCTCGACAAACCTCAGCGGCGCGGGCTCGAAGCTGTCAAGCCTACCGAGTGGCACATGGTAGGGTTCGCCACCTGACTGCAAGTTGCATTAAAGCATATGATTTAGCGTGCGGATAGGGAAAACAATTAATCTTTCATATTTAGTAACAACAGTTAAG
This region of Triticum aestivum cultivar Chinese Spring chromosome 2D, IWGSC CS RefSeq v2.1, whole genome shotgun sequence genomic DNA includes:
- the LOC123050791 gene encoding cationic peroxidase SPC4, with translation MACSRAMVAMIGLVVAALLFPAALSSTRPDQLISMTTDGQYHSTRPVVTIADGLTADYHDVSCPDLRGIVRTAVVEAVQGDITIAADLLRMFFHDCFPQGCDASILLLGTPWSEMRMPPNLSLDIRRKVAFLMEDIRAKVHEACGPTVSCADIMALATHDAVVASGGEPYHVPLGRLDSFEPAPLRFVEELPPPTFSIDQLIAAFRSRSLDEKDLVVLSGAHTIGKARCATFSDRFPNSDSDDFVRRLQDNCTTDVNRRQDLDVTTPEKFDNKYYINLKQGKGVLTSDVQLLLNKTTRGYVNDFADNEWWFWNQFGSSMSKMGMLQGPQGNVGRIRQQCY